The Aedes albopictus strain Foshan chromosome 1, AalbF5, whole genome shotgun sequence genomic interval cccacatggcttggtcagccaaagcaaaatcaagaaattgacatgatATACTATGCCTAGAGTTTTATATGGAAAAGCTTATATAGacgtttctacaggatttttttctgaattatgtCCCAAACCGTTCCAGGAATATTTACAGAAAGTTCTTCAAGCATGGTattgaaaattttctccaggatttttttttaataaattcctcaataacattttttttttttttaatcaataacatttttgaggaatttcactaAGGGTTTCTTGAGGAGCTAATTAAAAATTTtcgccatgattttttttcagaaattccgtttGGGATTCAAGATTATCCCTGGGACTTCTTCGGTTGTTTCtctagagcatggtttcccaaagtgtgggtcgcgaccccccagggaagTCGcgagccttcatccagggggtcgccagggacagtcgaatatttaACTGTAACGGACgacaaatgaaggaatttctatggtAGATCACAAAAAAATCGTCTGCTGGCAAAAAGGGGTCGCGCACCGGAAAGTTTTTACATTGAGTGAAATTTTAGtagttcttcaggaataccttcagagattatATCAGAAATTACCGCtctaattctttctgaaattccttcaaaaatattttcagagaCGTTTGAAGAAttgtagggattttttttcaagaactataTCAAACGGATTTTTTCAAACGTCTTTccatggaatttaaaaaaaaatcacctaacattttttataaaaccttacagtgattcttttggaaattctcccaAAGGTTCTTCTTATAATTCTCTGAgtaattcaatcaggaattcctgtagaagttcgtacaagaatcctcttcaaattttttatttggtttttgcaaaaatatcTCCTAGgactttttcaaagatttcttgaggaattccttcagagagatTTTCAGGAGCTTTGAAACAACTCCTCAATGAATTTGTAAGGAATCTCTTTGAAAACtttatttctggaggagtgcaTGAATGTATGCCGGGGAAAATACCTGAAGATATTCTTTAAGATACTtccacaattttttgaaaaataaaaacttgacaagcttctggaggaactctggaagtaattGCAAGGAAAAAttgatagagaaatttctgaagggattctaggaggaatacgttgaggaatttctaaaggagtaaaaatatctgcagaaatcccagacaaCGGTACTGgtaaaattgttgaaggaattcttcaataaatttctgagggatccctggaggaatccttagaagacctCTTCTAAagatacctctggaggaattcttagaagaatttctacaagttCTGAAGGCATTGGAacacaagaatccctgaagtactggagaaatttctgaagggaatgcagcagagacaaaaaaaaatctggagcaattcttcaaagaatcactgaacaaatttctggataaaatattattacaagcattcgaaggaattcctaaaggaatcttctggagaaacccttggaggatctTCCAAAAGAATCTTttgggattttcaaagaaattttaattaaatgattgaatgaatccctgaatataCGGAGTAATACATGAAAGaacctctggacaaattcctacaaaaaattctgaaagagttagtggaattttttttaaagaaaaccttAGGGGAACATCTAAAAGAATCTcagtaaaaaaaatctcctaaaattgcatattttgaagattttttttttattcttcaatcacttaacctaatttacagctcattTGTCCACAAGGGCACTgcttgagcgattccaattggaagctgcacttacactttgtacagcgcctaaatgtattctattctaattatactatatcgaactggtttatttttgcgctgctgtcattcttctaccctgtccatggtagaatgatgagcacgaggatgttaatgtgtggctcttgtttttTTTCCAGTCTGATTTGGGGTTTATTATGAgtagccgttagccgatatccatatttccgggttcgttagagcatatgctcagaagagggtcaggtgtcaacagctctcggggggaagagcaactgacgaaaaattgcaagtgccggggctgggatcgaacccatgaccatccacttgtgtagccactacgctacgggccccggcaaagaAATTTTTTGGATGCATTCTTTAAGAAACCCCACAAGAAAATGCCACAAGAAGTTGTTTGAGGATTTTTTAGAAGAGTTTCATGGagtatttatggaagaattctctcagaaacgtcaaaaaaaacatgaaggaataTAGGAATATGTGCACGAGTTTCTGTAGcaataataaaaagaaatttctaataaaagTCCAGAGATTCTAGGAaattaaaggaggaattcctgaaagaatctctaaaggaatctcaaaGACACACATGGAAAGGAATCAATTCTAAAGAGATACTTTAAGgtatgtttggaggaattctgcaTAAATCATTCTAGAAAATCCTATTGACATCgatgcgttgatttttttttttgcaatacttTATTCTGAGCACTTTTGAagcatccaaaaactcacaaaattgtccaagacgccaagtttgtaccTCATCGATTTTCAGTGTTACAGCTGATTTTCTCTGtaaaaaatcgtattttttaaattaaataaaaGTTTCAAACAAAAAAGATACTCACcattttttcaccatcaatagaacagagttCGCGATTGAAaggcgattgaaaatccatttgctcctatttgagatatgactttaaaaaataagtgatttttcgaagaaaaaggtCATTacctttttaactatgagagatagaacattgaactcttcggaaaaaaaaatgcGTCATGGATAGTTATAAAAGTGCTCGGAATAAAATTTTCACGAGAAACGAATGGACtaaaagtttttgtaagaaagcTGAATTTTATGGATTACCCTAAagtgattcttttaaaaaatatacattaggaaccataagagacagAATTATGGTTTCTTccacaaacttgctccaaatttgTTCTTTCATAATTTTGTGGAACATTTTGTAAGCGtttataaaactattaaaaagcagatgtttggttcagctaaactagaggggccaccctaatttcacaatgatgagaaaaaaggtcgaaaaatatgaagaaactttcaaaaAGATACCATGTGTCTAAAACTTAATGTTTAGACACAAATACTTTTGTCTTCGTGAATACGGCTCTGAAGAGTCTGGACCCATTGTGAAATCATCCAACTTACTTGGGTTACTTGGGCCTAGCAAGCACTCGAATATGCCTTTTATAAGGGTTTAGTAAATGCTAAATGCTAAGTAAAATATTAAACCATACCCATTTCTTTACAGGGATCCATCTACGACTGGGTCAGAATGCACCGGTTACACCACGAGAAATTCCGCACCCCGGACGATCCCTACTACAGTGACAAGGACTTCCTGCACGCTCAAGTGTTTGCCAATATCCGCAAGCTCAGCCCGCGACAGGAGAAACTGCTCGAACAGATCGACATGCGCGATCTTGAATCCGACAAAATTGTCATGTTCCAGAAGCGTTTCTACTGGCTGCTCTACCCGATCCTGTTCGTCCTGCTGCCGATCAATGCCCCTCTGGAATACTGGGGTGATACCGTGCAGGCGGCGATCTTTGTTGCCTTTTCGTTGCGTTATCTGCTGGTGTTGAACGTTGCATGGTTGATCAACTCGGCTCACTTCATCTGGGGATTGGACAAGAACCACAAACAAAGTGACTCCAACATGGTTTTCGTTGTTACAAAAAGCTATTGGCCACAGTATCATTACCTGTTGCCGTTTGACTACCAGAGTGGAGAATTCGGTAACTATGGTAAGTCCATAACGTACTTCATAGCATATTATTACATGGTATTGACCAACCGTATATTTTAGGATCAGGATGCACTACTGCCTTCATTCGGGTTTTTGCTGCCATGGGCATGGCAACGAAGCTACAAACCATGACCACGGAAGCCGTTAAGAAGGGACTCACGATGGCCGTGGATAGTGGAAGACCAATCGTGGACTGTTTGAAGCAAGCCGGAGCAGAGGATATGTGCAATTTGCAGCGTGAACATTATCTCAAGAACGAGAGACTACACTGATTGAAAGGCACTGATGGCTATTTAGCTTTAAGACGATGTGAATCTTTGTACACTGATGGAATATTAATTTAttgcaaacatttttgttgtCGAAAACCCcttatttttgataaaaaaatatacatatacGTCACACCAAACCAGCAAAAATTTATTGAATCACATGTTTTGACGTTCATCGTTTCAGTTGGTGCTAATTAGTTTTCAGCTGTTTAAGTTAGGTACATGTGCATGCTTAACgctgcttataccaacagggttttgtaacgtaaagtatcGACAGGACAAAGAACGTGATTTTGCATTGCCATATTTCAGAAAATAATGAACCAAAATTCATTCTTTTTGCATCATCATAATCCTACACTATCATAGAAACGTGTACGTGCCCGTTGGAATTCCATGCAGCTTCCGCTGAGAACGAGGCGGacacattagttccacattttcaaCTTGTTCCGGTCCCGTTTTGATCTAATATGTATTGGCAATGTGTACCATGTCCTTGTAGCGAGTTCTTTTGGAAGCTCGGCAAGATCGCAACATTCTGTctctggcaaagttgttcagaacagcATCCACTTCCTGGCGATGGATTCGAAAGTTCCAAATTACACTGCCGCGTGGCGATCTGTAAAGCCTTTTAAACACTGCGTCCATTATTAAGGAATATTGCGGTATGACTCATATTTAATTTGTTGctaatcgattatcctgtcacaattgagctgtgatggacattggttgataaaacacttgatcccaactaggcacaactcgatTTATATAGTCTAATAACCTATTGGGATTACTTTTCCAAAATTCAAAGGGCTTTAAtaacccttttccaaatattgacaacCTTTGATTGGACAGCACTCCACAGCTGCTGAATAAATTTTCAGCGGTTACATTTTCACCTTGTAACGAATGCTTGTGTCCTTCTAACCAACagcagcttaagcgccactctccagGAGGAGAGGCTGCTGAGGCAATTTCAGTGACACGGCTGAGACTCAAGTTCAGGGCGGGTTGATAGGCGGATCAAACACCCGATCTCATTTAATTCTTGTTGAAATCTGTTGTGAAGTTGTGGCCAAAACCCCTGAATGAGTATCTGAAACAATCGTGGAATATGGTAGTAAAAACCAAAGGAGGATTTTCTGACACAAtaatgtagaggaattcctgagaaaactttTTGCTAAAACCCTGGCGGTGTttttaaatcctggagaaacatgTTGCAAAATTATTGGATATATCTTCAGAGACATTTCTGAACGAGTCTTTGTACGATGTAGAGTGAAAAAATCAGGAACAGAATTccaaaaaatttcaagaattcttgaaatttctgaagaaatccttcaaataccTCTGGcagtacttctgaaggaatcccgggggaattttcagaagaaagtttctaaaggtatttctaaatagatttctgaaaaaatttagAATAAATATCTTAAGAGAAATCGCTATttgaattcctgaaattccttaaattCCGAATGAATTTATAAGAAATcgctgctgaaattcctgaagaaatcgttggaATACAGTTGTAATAATTCTCTGACGATagttctcaaggaatccctggagaaatttaagaagaaattcctgagggtatttctagatggatttctgaaaaaaaaatctaaaaagaaataTCTAGTCGAATTCTTGTTGAAATCTGTTGTGAAGTTCTGGTCAAAATCCCTGAATgagtatctgaaaaaaaatcgtggaatatGTTAGTAAAAACcaaagaaggattttctgaaaaaaataatataaaaaaaatcgtgagaaaactttttttaaaaacaCTGGTGGTTTTTTGGTGGTTAATTCTGGAGAAACATGTTGCAAAATTATTGGATATATCATTAGAGACATTTCTGAACGAGTCTTTGTACAATGTAGAGTGAAAAGTTCaggaaaagaattcctaaaaatttcaagaattcttgaaattcctgaagaaatgctttgaaTACCCCTGGCagtaatgaaggaatcccgggaggaaatttcaaaagaaaactcctggaggtatttctagataaacttctgaaggaatttcgaaaaaaatattttaagagaaatctctatttaaattccttaaattccttaaattccaaaagaatttataCGAAATcgttgctgaaatttctgaagaaatcgttggaaTACCGTTGTAATAATCCTCTGACAatatttctaaagaatccctggaaaaatttcagaaggaaccctaCCCCCAGGGTTagatggatttctggaaaaattctttaaaaaatctaaaaagaaataTCTAGTCGAATTCATGTTGAAATTTGTTGTGAAGTTCTGCccaaaatccctggatgagtatCTGGAAAAATCGTGGAATATGTTAGTAAAAACCaaaggaggattttctaaaaaaaaatatataaaggaatttctgagaaaacttttTGCAAAAACCTTGGCGGTTTTTTAATCCTGAAGAAACATGTTGCAAAAATATTAGATATATCCTTAAAGACATTTCTGAATGAGTCTTTGTACGATGCAGagtgaaaaaatcagaaaacgaattactaaaaatttcaagaatttttgaaattcctgaggaaatgctTTGAATACCTCTAGcagtacttctgaaggaatcccgggagaaatttcagaaggaaatacctggaggtaattctagatagatttctgaaggaatttcgaaaaaaaatattataaaagaaATCTCTATttgaattcctgaaattccttaaattCCGAAAGTATTTACAAGAAATCGCtgctgaaatttatgaagaaatcgttgaaataCCGTTGTAATAATCCTCTGACAatatttctaaagaatccctggataagtttcagaaggaaccctggTGGTATTTGTagatggatttctggaagaattctttaaaaaatctaaaaagaaataTCTAGtcgaattcttgttgaaatttgtTGTGAAGTTCTGCccaaaatccctggatgagtatCTGGAAAAATCGTGGAATATGTTAGTAAAAACCaaaggaggattttctaaaaaaatatatataaaggaatttctgagaaaacttttTGCAAAAACCTTGGCGATTTTTTAATCCTGAAGAAACATGTTGCAAAAGTATTGGATATATccttaaagatatttctgaataaGTCTTTGGACGATGCAGagtgaaaaaatcagaaaaagaattcctaaaaatttcaagaattcttgaaaattcaagaatgtttgaaattcctgaagaaatgctttgaaTACCTCTGGcagtacttctgaaggaatcccgggagaaatttcagaaggaaatttctggaggtagttctatatagatttctgaaagaatttcaaaaaaatatcaaaaaaataactggtattgacataccagttgttctaaaagctgaacttggatgtgggttacgtttttaTGCATTCAtatagccttcgtcaagaatttcaaaaggtgttttatattctgggatgttctaggtgttccaaactctcCTATAGGGAAGTCCTTCAAACCTACATGAGTAAttatatgtattttcgccacaaataatagcattgcataacctactgggatccgtgaagctcctgacatctacaatgtcatttatagatactatagggatattccaggtcagccaagctaccttggagttcagaacttcaggtctacactcgtaacagtagccatatctgttatactgagtaacgttgcataatcaaaagcagttactggagcaatctgaagtttactaacttattataaacctttgggacattcagggtcgtccaaattgttctataataataatatccttcaagtctacaagaaaaactttatgtgtttttgccataaataatagtatttcataatctgctgggatccgcgaagctcttgaaatatcaaatgtcatttagagacactacaggtatattccaggtcagccaaactactttggagttcatgacttcaggtctacactcgcagcagtatccatatctgttattctGAGTa includes:
- the LOC109430346 gene encoding acyl-CoA Delta-9 desaturase, with protein sequence MSTSETATCSSENSEKFSSTNSSSSADASKEATPSEGSRTESSSRDNKREASWPSVLFYIHLNILGVYGIFVLFSHTSAITFIFTSFLTLFGILGATAGAHRLWAHKTYQASTFLRFSLMLCQTLAGQGSIYDWVRMHRLHHEKFRTPDDPYYSDKDFLHAQVFANIRKLSPRQEKLLEQIDMRDLESDKIVMFQKRFYWLLYPILFVLLPINAPLEYWGDTVQAAIFVAFSLRYLLVLNVAWLINSAHFIWGLDKNHKQSDSNMVFVVTKSYWPQYHYLLPFDYQSGEFGNYGSGCTTAFIRVFAAMGMATKLQTMTTEAVKKGLTMAVDSGRPIVDCLKQAGAEDMCNLQREHYLKNERLH